Part of the Halodesulfovibrio aestuarii DSM 17919 = ATCC 29578 genome, TGAAAGCCCCATCAGTAAGACCATCTTTGTCGATTCCATTCCGTTTACTGTTATCGGGGAACTCTCCCACAGGGGATTCACAGGTGGAAACGGGATAAGCATTGATGACCGCATCATCATACCTCTCACCACGTTGGCACAACGCTTTGGAGCTAACAGGCAATACTTCAGGGGGCTGCGCATCAAATACATTGATATGCAGAACATGCAGGCAAACATCAACAATTTAACCAGCTTCCTGCGACACTTGCATAAGATCTCCCCCAGTGAGCCAAACGACTTTACCATTATTTCCGCTGAAGAAGTGCAGCAATTTCTTTCTGCCCTCAAAGGCGGACTAACTGTTTTCCTTGGCGTTACAGCAATCACTGCCATGATTGTAGGCGGCTTTGTGTTGGCTAATTTATTCTATCTTTCCGTTTCAGAACGCACACTGGAAATAGGGATAAAGCGCGCTATCGGCGCAACCCAAGGTGCCATAGTGCGCCAATTCTTGCTGGAAGCGGTACTTCTAACTATTCTAGGAGGATTACTCGGGATTATTATGGGGCTTGCTCTCGCGCGAGTACTCTTTATTTTCAACCTGATAGAGATACGGCTCTCACTTAAGATTTTCCTTTCCGCATTGGGAGCGGCCATGACAGTGGGGCTTATTTTCGGTCTCGGTCCCGCGCGGCAGGCAGCAGGTTTTGACCCCATTCGCGCATTGCGGGGAGACGGCTAATGTTAAACTATCTACGTATAGCCCTGCGATCGCTTGCTGCGCACAAACTACGCTCAATCCTTGCTATGCTGGGGGTTTTTCTGGGTACACTGGCGCTGACAGGGGTTATACACGTATCTGAAGCGCTCAAAGAACAGGCACGGATTGAAACAGAAAAACTAGGCCCGAACCTGCTCGTAGTTCTCGCGGGAAAGCCGACATTCAGACGCAGCGGATCCTTGAGATATGGTGGACAGACAACGACGTTCAAGCTTGAAGATGCAGAAGCCCTGCTGGCCAATAACCCCTTTGTTAAACAGGGAACGCCATTTGTTACAAAAAACTCCACAATCAGCTACCGCCGCAACACTATAAACTCACAACTTATCGCAGCAAATGCAGATTTCCCCGCTGTGCGTGCCGCCCCTGTAGCGATTGGGCATTTCTTCACCAAACAGGATGTCAGACAACGGGCTAAGGTCTGTATTCTCGGCTTCACTGTTGCCAGCAAACTTTTTACACACCATACACAAGCCATCGGTAAAATTGTTCAATACGATTTTACCAATCTGCGTGTTATTGGTGTTATGCCTAAACGCGGGAGTGATCTTGCAGGAACAGATCAAGACGAACAGGTCTTTGTCCCCATCACGACGTACATGCGCAGAATGTCGAATCAGGATTGGGTGTCCGGTGTATTTATGACGCTGTACACAGACAAAGATGAAGAAGCTGCAAAACAATCTGCCATTGCTATTATGCGGCGACAGCACAACATCACACGAAAAACGGATGAAGATTTTTTGGTACTTTCCCCGAAGGATGTATCCGAACTTAAGACACAGGCATTACAGCTTGTGTGGCTTCTCGGGCTCATGAGTTCATCTATTTCTTTTTCAGTCGGAGCAATGGGCGTATTATCTATCATGATTCTGCTCGTACAGACACGTAAGCTGGAAATCGGTGTCCGGCGTGCAATCGGAGCGCGCCGCAGCGCTATTATGTCCCAATTCTTATTAGAATCCAGCCTGCTCTCCGGTATCGGAGGGACACTAGGCGCTCTTGTCGCTCTTATTATCATCACCATTGTCTATTACGCGGCAGGGTACCCCTACGTGTATAAACCCGCCCTTATAGCCGGAGCAAGCATAGGTTCATGTCTGCTTGGCGTTGTCGCCGGTGCCTATCCAGCCTGGGTTGCCTCCAATGTCGATGTTCTTGACGTGTTGAGAGACAAATAGCGTTATTTAATAACACATTGACATATGAAGACTTTCATAGACAATACACTATGAAGAAACATTTGTTGTGAGGTAATTTTCAAGACATACGATACGATCAATTTTGGAGGAATAAATGAAGTTGCATGGACTTTCATGGAAATCAGTCCTTCACGCAATACTGCTTGGTTTTCTTATACTGACGATTCCTGCTGCTGCATTAGCAGAAACAAGCATAAAAATGAGTTACAACGGCCCACCAACGGCAGAGGATAATGCTGTTCACGTATTCGCAACTCATTTCAAAGAAATTGTTGAAAAGGATACCAACGGTACTGTTACTATTGAGCTATACCCGAACAGCCAACTCGGTAATGAGCAACAGCGTATGGAACAGGTAATGACTGATCCAATGATAAATGTTGCATCATTCGGCGGCATGGAAACAGTATTCCCAGAAATTTTTGCGACAAATGTACCATTCCTTTTTGACAACTACAAAGCTGCGCACATATTTTTTGATTCCAGCCCTGTCATGGCAAAGCTACGCAAAGAATTCAGAGAACGCACTGGGATTCAGTTACTTGAAGTAATTGAAGAAGGAGGTTTTATCGCATTTACTTGCACAAAACCCATCAGATCACCCAAAGACTTTAACGGGCTTAAATTTCGGGCAATGGATGCCAGCCAGGTCGCAATGTACGAGGCCTTTGGCGCTACTGGTACTCCTATCCCTTGGACAGAAGTCTACCTCGCGCTAAAAACAGGTGTCGCAGACGGGCAAATGAACCCGCCTACATACATCATTATCGGTAGTCTTTTTGAAGTACAGACCCACCTCACACTTGCCAACGTACAGTACTCCGACCAGTTCCTTCTGGCGAACAACGCCATGATGGAAAAACTTAGCGAAAAAGAGCGTTCCGCCGTTCTAGCTGCTGCTAAAAAAGCAAACCAACTGACCCGTGAATTTGTTGAATCGCAGGTAGAAAGCAGAATTAACTTCCTGCAAGAAAAAGGAATGCAAGTTTACAGACCAACCCCTGAAGAGATGAAAGCCTTCAAAGACCTTAGCACCCCCTCTTACATCGCATGGTTAAGCAAACAGATTAATCGCGAATGGATTGACCAATCTATTGCAGACGCACAAAGAGCTAATGACAAGGTGAAGTAATGACCTCTATGGCAACGATATGCCAAACTATTTCGAATAAACTGGAACGCCTCTGCCTGTTCGGGGCAGGGGCGCTTCTGCTTATAAATTTGGCAACAGTAATTTTAGGAGTATTTTCCCGATTCTACCGTCCGCCTATATGGACAACAGACCTCGCAAAGATAACTCTGGTCTGGATGGTTATGCTTGCCGCTGCTCCTGCGTTAAAGCATGGCGAGCACATGGCAATTACAATTCTTGTAAACAGGCTTCCCCCGTCTTCCAAACGTATTGTCACCTTACTGCGTACGTTGTGCTTTTTCTGCATACTCCTGCTTATGATCTGGCTCGGATTTAACTACGCGTATAAACTGCGTCTGTTTACCATCATGACGCTCGGCATTAAAAAAGCGCTTCCGCTGTTGGCTGTCCCTGTCGGTATGTCTTTGATGCTTCTTGAATATCTGCTTCAACAGTTCATTCCTGCTGAAGATGATAAACTGTCTGTATCCACGAACGTAGCAGAACCTTTATCTACTACGTCCAATTCAACGCAATCTTCACAAAATATGTCTTCGTCCGTTACTGCCCCTTTCAGACCGACTCCCAATGATCAACCGTCAGAGGATACATAACCATGGCTCTCGTTCTTCTATGTATTTTCTTCGTAACTCTAGCTGCCGGCCTTCCGCTCTTTGCTGCCATGCTTTCCACCGCATTTTCCGGTATCGTCTATATCGGTAAGCTTGGCCAACTGCGTATTATGATCCAGCAATTCTACGGCGGAATGGAGCCCTTTTCGCTCTTAGCGATCCCCTATTTTATTCTGGTGGGAGAGCTTATGAGCCACTCCGGCCTTACTGCACGTCTGCTTCGCTTTTCTGAAGCGTTAGTGGGACACTTAAAAGGCGGCCTTGGTTACGTTACCGTAGTGGCAAGTATCATCTTTGCCGGAGTAAACGGCTCCGCCGCAGCTGACGCCTCTGCTGTAGGCTCCATCATGATTCCTGCCATGAAAAAAGGTGGATACCCTGATTCATACGCCGCCGGACTGACAGCCGGCAGTTCTCTTATTGGGCCGATCATCCCGCCGAGTATTTTTATGATCCTCTTCGGTGCTATGACAAAAACTAACGTAGGTGCTCTGTTCATCGCCGGAGTTGTTCCCGGCCTGCTGCTCGGGCTTGCCTTTATCATCATGCACCGCATCAGTGCCTCCCGTCTCGGTCTTCCGGTAGTCAACGCTAAATTTTCCTTTAAAGAACTATTCGTATCCGCAGGTGGTGCGGCTGCAGCACTATTTGCCCCCGGAATCATTGTAGGCGGCATCCTTTTTGGTTTTATGACGCCTACAGAATCAGGCGCAGTTGCCAGTGGGTATGTGCTACTTATGGGGCTACTATGGACAAGGCAGCTCTCCTTTAAAGGGATTGTACAATCCATTTCCAGCACAGTTCGGCTCAGCAGTGTCATCTTTATCGTTATTGGTGCTGCTACCATCGTGGGCTGGATTCTATCTTCAGAACGAATGCCGCAACAACTCGCACCGCTTGTAATGCAGTATGCATCCACGCCATCTACAGTGCTCCTCCTTATCAGCATTGTAATCTTCGCCATCGGGATGTTTATGGAGGAAATTGCCGCGTTGGTACTGCTGACTCCGGTATTCAGCCCACTAGCAGCTCAGGCGGGTATAGATCCACTCCATTTCGGTATTGTTATGACGCTTAACATCACCATTGCGCTCATCACTCCCCCCATGGGCGCATGCGTCTATATCGTGTCTTCCGTCGGCAATGTTCCTTTGGAAAAAATGTTCAAACATATCTGGCCTTTTGTCGTTGTTGCGCTTATTTGCCAGTTACTGCTTATTTTTGTGCCGGAACTATCCCTCTGGCTACCGCGCCGACTGGGATATTAACGTTGACCTATACATATTACAGGATTTGTCATGCCTGATAAAATTGTACCTCCCATTCATGGACTGTCTGAACCATCATGGGAATCTGTTTACGCCATCCCTTCTGTAGAATCACATGAAGAAGTTGTATCTCTGTCATTAGCACCGGAACACATGCTCAGTCGTTCAATTTATTTTGAACGCCAGATAACCGGAGCACTGCCGGAATGCTACGCACGTGAAGGAATTGTCGATCGGCTGCTGCACGCTTCATCCCTGCTCCCGTCTCATCTGCGCCTCGTAATATTAGACGGCTGGAGATCAACAGACGTACAGTCATTTCTTTTTTCAGAATGCAAAAAAGCACTCGCCTCCATGTATCCCGACAGATCTACAGATGAAATCTTTATTATGGCGCAGCAGTATGTTGCTAAACCAATGAAAGACACAAGTACCCCTGCACCGCATTCAACAGGCGGGGCAATTGACCTTGCCATCGCAGACCGCGCTGGAAAAATGTTATTCTTCGGTGCCCCCTTCGATTATCCCGGAGAAATTTCAAACACGCAGTATTTTGAAAAAAAACAGGAACAAGGATACAAGTTCACTAAACAAGAAGAGGAAGCACTCTATAACAGACGCCTGCTCTACTTTGTTATGACGCAGGCAGGCTTTGTAAACTTCCACTGCGAATGGTGGCATTTCGAATACGGTACACAGCGCTGGGCATTAGCTACACACGCCGAACATGCCATCTATGCGCCAACACAATTTTCGCTCAATCCGTATGCAAATCTGACAAACATCTAATTATTTATCCGGCAGTTACAGCTACGTTTTCACACAATGCTGTAACTGCCGCACTAAAAACCACTCTCCCCCCTTGCCCTCCACACATGTCAGTGATAGCTAACATGCTTATTCAAAAGGGGAATCATACATGACATTGAAGGGTATAGAGTCTTTCACCATTAAGACCTATCATACAGACAGGTTTGGAAAAGCTTGTCCTGCGACCTTTGCCGCATTTTTTGAAGAGGCAGCCGCTAACAACGCACGCTTACACGGCTTTCCGGGTGAATATCTATTGCAGCATGGTATTGCATGGGTACTCAGCAGACTAACCTTTACTGTTGATCGCTACCCGAATATCGGAGAAACCATCTCCATTCACACATGGCCTTCTGCCCACACACCTAATCTTGCGTTACGTTGTTTTGAAGCCTTTGATGCGGAGAACCACCTTATCGCGGAAGGAACAACGGCTTGGCTTGTCATCGATATCAAAAAGCGTAAACTCGTTCCGGTGCCGGAGTTCGTCACCGAAAACTACCCGCATAGCAACCCGCCATGTAAAGAATTCCCAACTCGTGCCGTGCCGCGCCTGCGCAATCCACAGCACGAATGCCCGCTCATAAGCAGAAAAGCGGACATTGACACTAACGGGCATGTTAATAACGTTCGGTACCTCGGTTGGATTCAAGAATCCATGCCGGAAGAATTCATTATGGAGTACGAGCCGGTACTCATCGACATCAGCTATCGTATGGAGTGCGGAGCCTTTCAAAAACTCACAAGCAAATCAGGCGGTACAGATGACGGTGATTACCTGCACACCGTATCCTTTGACGAAACGGGCAGAGAACTATGCAGAGCCCGTACTGAATGGCGGAAACGGCAACACGTTGACGTGCCGTATTTACAGCACCACATATAAGATCGACTAACTATATAAAGGGAATGACTATGGCAGAATTTCCAACTCCCGAAATATGGATGGCGCATCGTGTTTCCTATGGTGAAACAGATGCTATGTCTGTCATGTACTATGCCGAATATCTCCATTTATTCGAGCGGAGCCGTAGCGAATACATTCGCGAACAGGGTATGAGCTATAACACTGTAGAAGAACGGGGCATCATGCTCCCCGTCCGAGAAGCACAGTGTCGTTACAAACGCCCTGCCCGCTTTGATGATTTGCTGTACGTTCGTGTCGGTATCAGCAAATGGGGCCGGGCTTCCATGACCTTTGAGTACGAAATTTACAACGAAGCAAAAGACACCATTCTTGCCACCGGCCATACAGAACACGCCTGTACCAACGATAAAGGGCGCCCTGTAAAAGTTCCGGACTGGCTGAAAGAACTCTTCGTAGGAAAATAACTTCTAATATTAAAAGAACGCTGCACTATTATGTATCTCGATTTCCACACTCACGCATTTCATCCAAAAATTGCCGCCAAGGCTGTTGAGCATTTGAACTCCCATTACGGGATAACTTGCCAATGTACTGGCATCATGGACGACCTTATCCGCCGAGTTAAAAAAGCCGGTCTGGATAAGATGGTGGTACTCTGTGCAGCAACCTCAGCCGCGCAGGTTATTCCAGCGAATAACTTTGCGTTGTCCCTTAAGGCTGCACACCCCGATGCAATTCCTTTCGGCACCATTCATCCCGACTTCGATGATTGGGAAAATCAACTCACACGCCTAAAAGCACGCGGAATCAAAGGGCTTAAACTGCATCCTGATTTTCAAGGATTCAGGCTGGATGAAAAACGTCTGCTGCCGATAATAGAGGCAGCTCAGAAAGACTTTGTCATACTTTTCCATATAGGTGACAAGCTGGAGCCCAAAGATAACCCGTCCTGCCCATACAAGCTTGCGGCACTACTTGAAAATTTCCCTAATGCACGTTTTGTAGCAGCGCACTTTGGTGGATACCATCACTGGCAACACGCTCTGGAAGTGCTCATAGGAAAAAATATCTACATCGACACCTCAAGCACGCTTGATTTCATCGATGATATGACTCTAAGCGCGATCATGAAAAAACACCCGCACGAGAAAATCCTCTTCGGGTCAGATTATCCGCTCTATAGTCCGGATAAGGAAGTCACCAAACTAAAAAAACGCCTCAAACTTTCACTGCCGAAGTTAGAAATGTTTCTCAGCAACGGCGCAGAACTGCTTGGGTTGGAATAACGTTTTTGCCCCCGCGGCCAGAAAACATTGTTGTATGACTGGTAGCTCCCCTCTCATATACTTCGAGAGCAGCTACTGCTTTTAAAGCAGGCTTTCTGGACTTTCTCAAAAATTTTACCTGTGTCAGCCCGTTCCTTATGCTCTCATGCGGCTTGACCTTGCTACCGTTCTAAAAATAAGAAAAGGCTGTTCTTACATAAAGAACAGCCTTTTCTTATGGAAGACTATCTGGGCATAACCAGTTATTTTCTCTACTGACAAGTTTTTCTACACACCGCGGTCAAAAGAAGGTTCCCCTTACAGGTGCGGGGTAGCTTCCTTCTTCAACGAAAGCAATAAAAACTCAAAAAATCAGAAAAGTTATACTAAAATTTTTTCTGGCGGGCGGCGTTCAGGGATAGCCACTTCGCCATGCTCTTCCTGATTGTATTCTTCTGTCACGTAGAGACCGCAATAACAGGTACCAAACTCTTCTAAATCCGGATCGCGATACTCACACGGACAGACAATATCTCTATCTTTATCAAAATCACCATTAGGCAAACGGCAAGGACACGCCATGTAACCGTACTCGTCTTTGTTAATTAACAAGCTTTCAAGAAGCGGTATGGTGATGGACATATCTTTGTTAAAATAAAACCCACGCGGCTCTTGAATTTTTTTAAGCATTTCATAGAGCTTTTCAGCTGTCATTTTTTCACTCATAAGTTCAATGCCTCCTCAACCTTATCTTTATGGAAGCCCACAATAATACATTCTCCTCCTTTAACAACAAGCGTCGGGAAAGAGAGTTTCGGGTTGTAGTTTCTAATTTTATCGAGAATTTCTTTTCGCTCATCGCCTCTCAGCTTATCCACGAAAATATTATCGAACGCTACATCATGATCTTCTAAAAAAACTTTCATTCTTCTGCAATGAATACAGGTAGAAAGTGCATACAGGGTACATTCTATCGACATTTCGCCCCCATTTGAAAATGTAAGAGTACGTCAGACTAAATAAAAAAATCAGACGCAATGAACAATTACAGCCTGCCATTCATATCTCACAACAACCAACTGCTACTAAGCAAATTGTTGTTACCTACTCAAGGTTCTACAACATTGACGATTTCCCGGGCAATAAGACGTATAGTCTCTTCTTCAGTTGCAGCCTGATGGGTTGTAATAACATTACCATCCTCGTCTTTGCACTCTATGACAAAGCTTTGGTGCATAGCCACATCATCTGAAAAATCCTGCTCGTTACCTCTAATTGAGAACTGCGTCAGCCGATGAGTAATTTCTACATATGATTTTTCAAAAATAATCGCCACACTGTCGCGGTTATTTTCTATAGTAAACTGCTTTTCTTCTGGCAATGCAGCATTCATTTCTTGAAGAGCCTGTTTCACAGGAATCAACTTTTTCATGCCGGTCTCACGAAGACGCTCTATATTAGCCGCTATCTGTTCCTGCTTTTTCCGTCGCTGTTTCAGCTCATCTTCCATAATTTTCGCAGGTGATTTTAAGCGATTCAAAAAGTCTCTCACTATCCACACAACAAGTACGACAAAGACAATTCCAACAAGTATATTAATGTACATATGTACTCCCGAATCAGCAGTATTGTCAGAGACAAAAAATTAAGGACTGATTATATTTCTATAAGTTACAATAAAATTCAACAAAAAGGTATGTATCCATTTGAGAATTTAAAATTTTCACCTGAGAGGTTGACAAGTACCGCTGCGTTATACAAGGTGGAAGCATAGGGGTGCCCCCTAAAGCATCACATCGGCACCCCCTCTAGACAAGTTATGGAACACCGCAGTTTGCATGTTAGCAGGCATAATCCCCTAAAACCACATAAGGGAGAAGGTATATGGCCAAGACACTTGATTCTCAGAGAACTTATGCCCTTGTGGGCACAGGAGGAAGTGGAAAAACCTCGCTGGCTGAAATGCTTATGTTTCAGTCCGGGGTTATCAATCGCCTTGGGAAAATTGAAGAAGGCACCACTTCACTCGACTATGAACCAGAGGAAGTAAAGCGGAGGGGGTCTATTCAGCCCGGCTTTGCCACCATTGATTGGAACAAAAATCGCCACTTCCTTATGGACATTCCCGGCGACAATAACTTTGTAGGCGACATTAACTACCTGTTGTTCGGGGTTGATGGCGCCGTTTTTGTTATTGACGCGGTTGACGGAGTCCGCCCCCTCACCAGTCGTCTTTGGAATTTTGTCCAAGAGGCAAATCTTCCTTCCATCATCTTCATCAACAAGATGGATCGAGACCGGGCAAATTTTGATTCGGCCTTCAACGGACTTTCCTCAATTCTTGGAATCCGCCCAGTCTTACTGCAAGTGCCAATCGGTCAGGGTGATGATTTTAAAGGATACGTTGACGTTCTCAACAACAAAGCGTTCTTCTTCAACGAAGATGGAACAACCGCAGAAGGCGAGGTACCAGAGGACCTCGCTGATGAAGTTACCATGCTGCGTGAAACAACCATCGAAAATATTGCGGAAAGTAATGAAGAGTTGATGGAAAACTACCTTGAGACAGGGGAACTCTCTCAAGACGAAATCACTTCAGGGTTACGAGACGGCGTACTCTCACGCGAACTCATTCCGGTCATGCTGGGTTCCGCCCTTGATAACCGTGGCGGAACTGAACTGCTCAACGCTGTGCAGGACCTTTTGCCTTCCCCTCTGCAGCACCCTGCATGGATGGACAAAGAGGGCAATGAACGCCTGTCTTCTCCGGATGAACAGCTAGCCCTGCTTACTGTTAAAACATTAACTGACCCATTTTCCGGTCAACTCTCCATCATGCGTGTTCTTTCCGGTTCTTTCTCTGGCGACGCGACCGTGAAAAACGTAAACCATGATGAAACAGAACGTATCGGTGCTCCACTCTTTATGAATGGCAAAGAATCTTCACCAGCTAAAGGTGATATCGGACCGGGTTCTATTATCGCGGTACCTAAGCTCAAAGTTACAAAAACTGGCGATACGCTGGCAGATCCTAAAGCCTCTTTTGAAGTTCTGATGCCGAAACTTCCTCCTAACCTGATTTCATACGCGATCGCTCCTAAAGAAAAAGGCGACGAAGATAAGATTTACGCTGCTGTCCAAAGACTACTTGACGAGGATATTACACTCACCCTTTCCCGCGATACAGAATCAAGTGACATTCTACTCTCCGGCATGGGACAGCTGCACATTGAAACAAGTGTTGAACGCGCCATGCGTCGGTACAAATGCGACATGGTTCTAAAGACACCTAAAATTCCGTACCGTGAAACTATTAAGGGTAAAGCACAGGTTCAAGGCAGACACAAAAAGCAATCTGGTGGGCGCGGTCAATTCGGTGACTGCTGGATTGAAATTGAAGGGATGCCACAAGGCTTTGGCTATGAATTTGAAAACGCTATTGTTGGCGGTGTGATTCCTCGCCAATATATTCCTGCTGTTGACAAAGGCATTCAGGAAGCTGCGCAACGCGGATGTCTTGCAGGATTCCCTCTGGTAGATTTCAAAGTAAAACTCTACGACGGTTCATACCACTCTGTTGACTCGTCCGAAATGGCATTTAAAATTGCCGGATCCCTTGCCCTCAAGGGCGCAATGGATCAGGTAAAACCAACGTTGCTTGAACCAATTGTATTAATGACCGTACATATCCCTGATGAGTTCATGGGCGATGTTATCGGCGACCTGTCATCACGCCGGGGTAAAGTTCTCGGATCAGACTCCCAAACAGGTATCACCGAAATTAAAGCACATGTCCCGATGGGCGAAGTACTCCGCTATGCTCCAGACCTTCGTTCCATCACAGGCGGTCAGGGTGTCTTCACCATGGAATTTGACCATTATGAAGAGGCACCACCTCCGGTAATCGATAAAGTAGTTGCTGAAAAAAAAGCAAGCTAGCATCGCTAGTCGGTAACAAAAAAGAAAACCCACTTTCTGCGGGTATTATAGAAAAGCCCCCTGTCTGTTGGCAGAGGGGCTTTTCTATTGCAACCATATCAGCAGCTCTTCTCAGCTACGCTATTGAAGTCATACCTCATATCTCTCACTTAGCGAGTCCATTAATATTCAAAAGCTTATCATGTATGGTACGGTTTCGACCCCATATTATTTATGAGGAAAAGCATAAAAATACGCATCACACCCGCAGCGATTGTATAGGTGAGAACTGCATCAGCATAGTGGAGGGGATATGAAACCGACAGATTTGACATTAAATGAGCAACTAAGAATCACAACCCGTGAACTAAGCAAGCGAAAAAAAGCTTTCAATATTTCTGAAAAAAGCATTCAAACCTTGCTTGAAGCAAAACCTATTATATTCGCTGAGTTAGACGATATTGTAAACGATTTCTATAAAGAATTACTCAATGTTGATGGAGTTCCAGAAATAATCGGTGATGCAGAAAGTCTGCATCGCCTTGGAAATCATGTTAAGTTCTATATCCGCACACTCTTGGGTGGAACGTATGACATGGACTATATTCAATCGCGTCTGCGGATTGGCATGGTCCATAAGCGGATTGGAGTTTCTCCAAAGTTATATTTTGCTGCCTATAAAATATTTAACAAACTCATTCGGACTAGACTATTGACTTTGGGTAACACTTCTTCATGTGAATCTTGCCTAGACCGAACCGATGCACTAGAAAACATAATACTTTTTGATTTAGCACTGGTATCAGACACGTTCATTCTAGGGCTCGTCAACGAACTTAACCGAAGTAAGGAAGAACTTGAAGAATATGCCCATGAACTTGAAAAAACTGTTGCAATACGTACAAAGCAATTAGCAGAGCAGGCAAGTAAAGATGGCCTTACAGGACTCTACAATC contains:
- a CDS encoding ABC transporter permease, coding for MKLDELRSTIAILSRTGLLALHALWAYKIRSIFVIISVSLGIASLTVIIAAHDGANQKADELTQSFGPDAILVLGGDIFNRPVGQRTLTLSWNDLNQIKRSLPGTYLVVPLGTVREKKIRYKNKSWDVALVIGTSAQYSEAWNWPLISGRDLTQEDVNRGLRVCLIGETVTSALFSKNESPISKTIFVDSIPFTVIGELSHRGFTGGNGISIDDRIIIPLTTLAQRFGANRQYFRGLRIKYIDMQNMQANINNLTSFLRHLHKISPSEPNDFTIISAEEVQQFLSALKGGLTVFLGVTAITAMIVGGFVLANLFYLSVSERTLEIGIKRAIGATQGAIVRQFLLEAVLLTILGGLLGIIMGLALARVLFIFNLIEIRLSLKIFLSALGAAMTVGLIFGLGPARQAAGFDPIRALRGDG
- a CDS encoding ABC transporter permease yields the protein MLNYLRIALRSLAAHKLRSILAMLGVFLGTLALTGVIHVSEALKEQARIETEKLGPNLLVVLAGKPTFRRSGSLRYGGQTTTFKLEDAEALLANNPFVKQGTPFVTKNSTISYRRNTINSQLIAANADFPAVRAAPVAIGHFFTKQDVRQRAKVCILGFTVASKLFTHHTQAIGKIVQYDFTNLRVIGVMPKRGSDLAGTDQDEQVFVPITTYMRRMSNQDWVSGVFMTLYTDKDEEAAKQSAIAIMRRQHNITRKTDEDFLVLSPKDVSELKTQALQLVWLLGLMSSSISFSVGAMGVLSIMILLVQTRKLEIGVRRAIGARRSAIMSQFLLESSLLSGIGGTLGALVALIIITIVYYAAGYPYVYKPALIAGASIGSCLLGVVAGAYPAWVASNVDVLDVLRDK
- the dctP gene encoding TRAP transporter substrate-binding protein DctP produces the protein MKLHGLSWKSVLHAILLGFLILTIPAAALAETSIKMSYNGPPTAEDNAVHVFATHFKEIVEKDTNGTVTIELYPNSQLGNEQQRMEQVMTDPMINVASFGGMETVFPEIFATNVPFLFDNYKAAHIFFDSSPVMAKLRKEFRERTGIQLLEVIEEGGFIAFTCTKPIRSPKDFNGLKFRAMDASQVAMYEAFGATGTPIPWTEVYLALKTGVADGQMNPPTYIIIGSLFEVQTHLTLANVQYSDQFLLANNAMMEKLSEKERSAVLAAAKKANQLTREFVESQVESRINFLQEKGMQVYRPTPEEMKAFKDLSTPSYIAWLSKQINREWIDQSIADAQRANDKVK
- a CDS encoding TRAP transporter small permease codes for the protein MTSMATICQTISNKLERLCLFGAGALLLINLATVILGVFSRFYRPPIWTTDLAKITLVWMVMLAAAPALKHGEHMAITILVNRLPPSSKRIVTLLRTLCFFCILLLMIWLGFNYAYKLRLFTIMTLGIKKALPLLAVPVGMSLMLLEYLLQQFIPAEDDKLSVSTNVAEPLSTTSNSTQSSQNMSSSVTAPFRPTPNDQPSEDT
- a CDS encoding TRAP transporter large permease, with protein sequence MALVLLCIFFVTLAAGLPLFAAMLSTAFSGIVYIGKLGQLRIMIQQFYGGMEPFSLLAIPYFILVGELMSHSGLTARLLRFSEALVGHLKGGLGYVTVVASIIFAGVNGSAAADASAVGSIMIPAMKKGGYPDSYAAGLTAGSSLIGPIIPPSIFMILFGAMTKTNVGALFIAGVVPGLLLGLAFIIMHRISASRLGLPVVNAKFSFKELFVSAGGAAAALFAPGIIVGGILFGFMTPTESGAVASGYVLLMGLLWTRQLSFKGIVQSISSTVRLSSVIFIVIGAATIVGWILSSERMPQQLAPLVMQYASTPSTVLLLISIVIFAIGMFMEEIAALVLLTPVFSPLAAQAGIDPLHFGIVMTLNITIALITPPMGACVYIVSSVGNVPLEKMFKHIWPFVVVALICQLLLIFVPELSLWLPRRLGY
- a CDS encoding M15 family metallopeptidase, giving the protein MPDKIVPPIHGLSEPSWESVYAIPSVESHEEVVSLSLAPEHMLSRSIYFERQITGALPECYAREGIVDRLLHASSLLPSHLRLVILDGWRSTDVQSFLFSECKKALASMYPDRSTDEIFIMAQQYVAKPMKDTSTPAPHSTGGAIDLAIADRAGKMLFFGAPFDYPGEISNTQYFEKKQEQGYKFTKQEEEALYNRRLLYFVMTQAGFVNFHCEWWHFEYGTQRWALATHAEHAIYAPTQFSLNPYANLTNI
- a CDS encoding acyl-[acyl-carrier-protein] thioesterase, with protein sequence MTLKGIESFTIKTYHTDRFGKACPATFAAFFEEAAANNARLHGFPGEYLLQHGIAWVLSRLTFTVDRYPNIGETISIHTWPSAHTPNLALRCFEAFDAENHLIAEGTTAWLVIDIKKRKLVPVPEFVTENYPHSNPPCKEFPTRAVPRLRNPQHECPLISRKADIDTNGHVNNVRYLGWIQESMPEEFIMEYEPVLIDISYRMECGAFQKLTSKSGGTDDGDYLHTVSFDETGRELCRARTEWRKRQHVDVPYLQHHI
- a CDS encoding acyl-CoA thioesterase, with the protein product MAEFPTPEIWMAHRVSYGETDAMSVMYYAEYLHLFERSRSEYIREQGMSYNTVEERGIMLPVREAQCRYKRPARFDDLLYVRVGISKWGRASMTFEYEIYNEAKDTILATGHTEHACTNDKGRPVKVPDWLKELFVGK
- a CDS encoding amidohydrolase family protein, with translation MYLDFHTHAFHPKIAAKAVEHLNSHYGITCQCTGIMDDLIRRVKKAGLDKMVVLCAATSAAQVIPANNFALSLKAAHPDAIPFGTIHPDFDDWENQLTRLKARGIKGLKLHPDFQGFRLDEKRLLPIIEAAQKDFVILFHIGDKLEPKDNPSCPYKLAALLENFPNARFVAAHFGGYHHWQHALEVLIGKNIYIDTSSTLDFIDDMTLSAIMKKHPHEKILFGSDYPLYSPDKEVTKLKKRLKLSLPKLEMFLSNGAELLGLE